The DNA window ttctcttcctttctgtgtcCGCCCTAAGAAcattaaaattatctttacaAATTAAGTGTGCGGCATGACTGTTTCTGCTTTGAAGATGGTGACTGGTATAAGGTCATagaacagaaagcagagctAGACAGGTAGAGAAGAGGTGGGTTGACAGAGAAAATGATGGGACTCACATTTTTTCTAATACTCCTTTCTCTGTACCACAtacagctttttgttttgcaaggggaggaaaggaaaagtaggTAACTTATTGCTGCAATCATAAGttaaatcaaaccaaaacatttggaagaggaaaggagatatctaaatattaatattaatattaatttcttctgtcaGTGATGAGTAACCAGCACTACTGCTGTTCTGTGGTTTTAAAtgcaagcagaaagaaatgcaatATCAAAATGGCTTCAAAGATTTGGTCCTTTGTCAACGCGGAAAGGTTGTGACATTTCCAGGTCTTCTATAATCCCTACTGGGGAACCGATATCTGTTTCAGACCTGCATGAAAACTGGActagtgttttggttttatccGCTTCGGAAAAGCTATTCAGGTATCACTATATATCAGTTGCAGGCATTACAGCTGAATTTAGGACTTATTTTTCtaagtgttattttttaatattactttttctCATAGTATGTTTCAATTAGAAAACTGTTTCAGGTGGGAGATGAATATATCTGATTATGACTTTTACATTAAAGAAGAATACATAAttattaaaaactattttggtTTATATACTTACATAGTTAGGGTCCCAAACGCTGTAAAACAGTTCTTTGCTCACATTCACCACAAGATAAAAGACGAAGATAACTAACATAATGAGAGGACTAATTAGTCTCCAGGTAATCTGCCAGAAAATATTGGGCTTGTGTCCAGTCATGAACTCAATATCCCTGTTAAACCTAGAAACAAAAACAGGAAGTTCAGGACTGTAAAAACTGGTGAGGCTCAAAGAGTGCCTGCTCATAAACAGAAAAGTCCAAACTACCCCTAGCTgtgtgtcagagactgaaatggttaatgatttatgcattctaggagactcTTGCAGGATTTTGACTTTTGCATTATACCTCGGATGCACAGTTGGGCCTGTCCCTCTCTCCAGTGAAGAGCCAAgtttgcaggcttttgactgTTGCATTATACCTCTGATGGCCCATCAAAGCCTATTCCCCCCTCTGCCAACCTAAAAAGGCGGCAACCAGAccagacacaaaaaaaacctctgcacAGGGCCCAGGGAGAGGTTGGAGGCTCGAGGCATGGCCCGTGACACtaaccatggatataataactcataacttcttggactgtgggggcttccctccttcacccccagcagatcaaggccaccacttcaactgacagacatggaagtTGCAACTACCAAGTTTCATCGCTGGACCCCGTGGACGGTGACTATAGACATCTGTCcattctcagcttttctttcccttaccCTCCCTTAGccttatcctgtctttcctttctctcccttatgcatttgCCCCCCAGGGGTTATCCCTATGATAGATGATATAgatgacaacacccaaaatgctaacatacctgttaaaacaaaattgttaaaataaaccctacctatatgttttcagacaccgattattcagtgtcatttcactctaatccacctcaagggaattattgataagaacctgggttactcccctcccctttttctggggCGGGTAGTAACACTGTGCTTCCCAGGACTTTGCTAATGTCAATGCGAAACTGGAATTGTCAACAACATCAGGAGTTAAATCTGAGTAGTTCAATTTAAGGACATATAATTACAAgtcaggaaaattattttgggaaATGTACTATCTTCTAGAAGTCTGTGAGGCATATGCAAAATAGTTTCAACAGGTAAGAGTCAATGCAGATGGACTTTCCCTAAAATATATTGTTGTATTGCTTCACAACTTCTTGGTAAGCATCTCGTTGCTGCACAAATTAAAAGGAATGacacaatattaaaaaagaacaaaagcaaattgAGTAATTTTACTAATTAGATTCTGTACATAATATTAGCTTAATTTGGATTTCCACCAGTTTTCTCAGGTTGAGTACTGAAACGATATTTAACTTTCCACATTATTAAGAACAtctaaaaatgtattatttggACTATTCAAAGAATGTGCAGTGgacaatggggaaaaaatacttctaCAAGAAGAAACAATCCCTGCATTAAGAGTGATACTGTCTGCATCAGTCCTGCACCAATTTATGACTTCTCCATAAGATGCAACGCCTTGTGCACACACTTCTTAAAAAATAGTTAGTTTGGAAGTTTGGGGTTCTATTCTTAGTCCTCTTGTCTGGCTTTCCTGTGTATCTTGTGGGGATAAGCCTGAGGGGGCTATTCACTTGGTCCTTCAGCTATGAACAACACACTGAATTCAGCAAAGCCTCAAATAAATTTGTTTCATCTTTTCATCCCTAACTTCTTAGATCTAGGTGTCCTAAAATGATATGGAGCCCCACATCCCGACTTCAGGGTATGTCCAAGTGTAGTTCCTGTGAGTGCCATGGATAACACACTTTATCCTTCAAGCAAGAGATCTATCTTTTTACCAATGCTCCTTTCTCAGAAAAAGATCACAGAAACTCATCTGGAGCACTTCTGGGCAGCTCCAATAAGCTCTGTTCTCAAAGAGGGCTACAGTGATGTGTACTGGCCAGGAACATTAAAGTTTGGTGTGAAGCTCTGTTCTGAATGAACCCCCACCCCTTTTTAAAGTCAGCCCACATTTGTGTCCTGGgaatagttttaattttactttgtaaaGTGTTCTGAGATCTTAAAGGTAAGGAAAAGTGGTCAACACAGACTTTTCTGTCcttaacaaattaaaataagcCTTCTTTCTCAAGGATACTCTGTCTAATTTATCTAAGCTGATTCATGCCGACTCAGGTAATATAAATCTTTAAGTATGGGAAGATTGGCCACAAGGGCATTCACCCCATTGCCAGGAGTGAATCACCTATGGGTGATTGAATTCCCCGTGccctttttcatatttcttacaTATTAATTATAAACATAAAGATGCTGAAATTTGATTTATTACATCTCTGGAAAGTTGAGAGGATAATTACTCACTGCTACAACTGATAAAGTCCTGAGTCTATCAGCTAAGAATGCATCTCAGTAGTCTTGGATTTGCATCCTGCTGTAAAACAGTATCTGCAGCCTGCATTGGACAGTATCATTTAGCATTCGCTGTAAACACTCCTGGGATATACCTCTGTTTTAAACTTTGAGCTCAGTGCACCTGTACTTTGTTTCTGCtaactaaatatttaatataattatcCTGAAGAAGAGTTATTGTAAATATCaccatatttaaaatgtaagtgAGCTACAGCGGCTCTTATGTAACTTGCAAACACCTACATTCTGATGCCtactttaaatataaattatttgcaCTCGTATTATTACACTCTAGTGCACTTATTAATGCCTAATATTTTCTTACAATATCTTAGTCATGTGTTTATTTGCACTGGTTGTTAAAGAGCATTATTTATTGTAATGTATTAATAAAGTGGAGAAGTTTCTGGTACAAATtcctaataaatattttttctttttgttgagGACTATTTAACAAAGCTAAAACATATAAGAAAGCCTAAACTACAGTTGTATCATCTCAGTGATTTCTATAACAGAAATGCTATGCAGGGAGACGCAGCAAGATTGCAGTTATGCAACTAATCACTTTATACACTGCTATCTAATAATGTTTAAGCTGTATTTCATACCTGTCTATTCCATAAATGTAGACGACTGCAAACATCTCACAAAATGCAATTATCAGCAAGGGAATAGAGCCAGCATAACCGTCAAATAGAGTCAGCCAGTAATTACCAGAattcagcacaaaaataaaagctatcaAATAACACACCAAACAAATGAGacctgtggggaaaaaaaccaaaacaacaaaacaacaggACACTTaggcaaagaaagcaaaagcaaaaagaaaataacaacaacaacaacaacaataataataataataataataatgtattttcccAGTAATTATAAAGCTTAATAAGTAATTCTTGCAGCCTGAAGGTCaccactttattttttaatggcaCTCTGAGAAGGCCTGCTTCTATGCAGGTAAAATGGCAAAACTGTCCTAACATTGCACAGGTGGGAGATGCTACAAACAGAAGGGGAGAACGCTGAGGAGGGACAACAggtcttcttcctccttcttggTAGGACACTGTTGCCCTGAGAGAAAACCTGCCTGGGTGAAGGACTCCAGCTTCCCAATGGAGGAGATGGACAGTCATCATGAGCAAGCTGATGGGCAAGCCAAATGGTGAACAGCTGCCTGCAGGCTCAAAAGGAACCTCTCAGGAGCTGCCCCACTGGGGGACATGAGAAAGTCTTCAGTAGGTTGTCTGGGTGTCTTAGGACCATTCCAGATCAGAAAGTAGATGGGTGGTGAGTtgttttttcagcataaaaGCTGTTCCCTGGGGAAGTCACTTGTCTTTAAAAGGCACTTACCAGTAACAACTTCCTTAGGCACTCTGGAGGGTATAATCTTAAGATCTTGTAAAGGTACAAGCACACCTTCTATATTTCCAAACATAGATGACAAACCCAAGCAGAAAAGCATGATGAAGAAGAGAATGGACCACAAAGGTGAGATGGGCATTTTGGTGATAGCTTCAGTGAAGACAATAAAGGCTAAGCCAGTTCCTTCAGCTCCCTGTGGAAGATTGAAGCTCCTTAATATCATGCAGCACTTAAATTTTTATTGGCATTCATTAGACTTGATGTATGCTACACATACCATAGTACTTACACTTTTTGTTTCCACAAAGACCTCCTAATGCAGGGATATATTTACTGTAATATAATACAAAAtctatttaatattcttttttatgGAATTTCATGGACGTCTATTTTCATCTGTAACTCACCACCTTTTTAACCTCTCTCTGGGTGTCTCTTCCCCAGTCATCTTGTGCCACCACAGCTATAACCAGCTAGTTTCAGAGAAAGACCTGCTGCTATTTTGCCAGCTACCTGAGGCCAGCCTAGAACACTGTGACAGACCATCGATACTTTTCAGGGGAATTAAATAGTTTAtctcttcaaaagaaaaagggggcAAACAAAAGTAATTCTTCAGTCCAAGAGCATTCCAAGCCAACTGCAATCCATCAGtggaaatataaaaaaccccaataacctcagaagaaaaaacattttgcaattAAATAATTACTACGCATTCATACCATATTTAAGGTATCAGTATGAGCTGGGTGTTAAACTTACATCATTCAGGAAAGTTTCCAGATCACAGGTTTCAAACTTCAGGCTTGCAAAAGTTGCCGGATCAGTCATGTTacacagctgctgcatttgTTCAAAGTTATCTTGGGTTACATTACCTTCCGGCAAATCAAATGCATTCATCAGAGtaagaatatttctgaaaaagtgaaatgcaagtaatttgaaattatttatttttaagcattctcATTTTCATCACCAAGCAAGTTACTAAGAGCACATTATCAAGGTCAGATTTTGAAATTCCAGTAGATGTGCACGTGCaagtctttctttcttcttccaatGTAAGTCTCATGCTGCCTTTCATGGTAAAGATGATCACTAAATGGATGGACACTCTAGGAACCTGTGCAGGAATTAGGTGTCTATCTTTACATTGCAGACTGGGCACCAGTTCCCAGACTGGGCAGCTTCTGGGAATGTCTAAGTTGTCCGCAGTTACGAATCATGCACTTTTGCAGTTGAATGTGGAGGAGCTAGACTGGAACCCACATAGTCTTACAATTCCGGTTAGAAAAGAGTCTGGTTGCCCTGGTAAAATGAGGTAATTCTGATGAGACCTACGCATTTAAGCTTTCCAGAGGAAACCTAAATACAGAGCTGACACAGGCCCCAGGGAATATTTCATTCATGCCATATGTCAGCATGGGGAATAATGTCAATTATGGTTCCTTATGCAACATTTAAGTAGGAGATCAGGTGGCTCAAACAATTATCGCTTTCCAAGGGATTTATTCCATGATTCAAAATTTTTTAAGTAATGAGTAGTTCCAATACCATATGGGTCAAGCCCTACAATTATTCAGAAATGATAAATCCATTATTTGGCTGACTCAGCCAAACAAACACCTGCATATTCTGTGGGGGCTTTTTCTAATAACTTACGTGTCAAAACAGTCATCATATCTTTCTGTGGCTCTGAATCCAATGATGGAGTATATGACAGTTGCTGCATAGATGGAAGTGAAACCGTTGATCACTGAGACAATCACAGCATCTTTCTCACAGTTATTGCTgcaattcaaagaaaaaaaccaatggATTTCAAACACATTCCCAAAACAAATACTAAAACTGGCTACTAAGACTAAGAAAAGAGTAGCCTACAGATGCACAGGTACATCAGTGTACCTTCTAAGAGCAGACAAGTACTGCTGTTAAAGATagatttagaaaattaaaaattggtGTCTTAAACAATTTAATAGCTAtggttttggtgtgggtttttttttttttttggtgtttttttacCCTTCAAATAATCCTATTCATAAGGAATAACTGCCTGAGTTGTTTTCATATCTGAGTCACAGGAAGTAAAGTATGAGGGGCAAAAGAATATGTCTCCTCCTTTTCAAACTTGGCATGCATGTGTGCAGACACATATTGCCATGGGCTGTATCTACATTGCTAGTGTATTCTGCTGCAAGGTGAAAGACTTGGATTTGAATTAGAtagacaaaaaggaaaagtgaatgAAAGTTTTCATAGCACTTAGATATGGTGAAATTGCAGTAGCCAAGAGCACTTGGGGCAGTACTGTTTGACTGTTGAACAAAAGATGGTTCAAAATATCCTGAAGTTTTGGAAACACAGTGGAACTATATGCTGATAAGGTTGgacagaaaagctgtttgtaGAAACTTCTCTGCTGCAGGCACTTTTTGCCAGTGTGTCTGTGCTAAGACAGAAAAATTGCAGAGCCAGAAACAGACTTTCATCTGAGGGACAAGATAAAACATCAACATTAAGTTAGTTTATGGTTTTATGAGAAGACTGTAAAACTGTAGATACTTTattccttctggacaaaatagGACTATTGAAATTAACTTGATGTTgtcttatttaattttctgaacaCCTTCAAGGTGTTCAGGACAAGCCTGTCCAGCCAAGACCTGTCACACTGTGTCCTTTACCAATTTATAGCATTGCAAATAGGTTTTTACCGGGTGTAGGGCATTGAATGAAAATTTCCTGCTGTAGTCTCATGTCTATTTTTGAATTGTAACATGAGATTCTCAATGACAGGCTTgataaaagcatttcttccttttagagaaaataagatgCTCAAGCTCCTTCTCATTATGAATTAGTGAATCCTTGATGGCATCAAAACCTTTTAgtattttctgagatttttatACTCCCAAACCATCCACAGGCAGAGTCACTGACACCTGGTCCAGCTGGTGCTGGACTGCAAGTGGTCCAACATCACAGTGTTACACTGTGAAATTTGcatgttttgggggtttttttcccttacattTCCTTGGAAGTATAATGACTTTCTGCAGTTTCCTCCTTAAGTCATGAATGATTGAGCATTGAAGGAGGATGGCCAGGTGCCACAGCCCTCTGTGTTGGAAAAGCAGGAGGACattgttcctttcctttgtgCCTTTTTGGAAAGATGAAGAACACTCTCAGTCCTGCTCCCCATGGTTGTGGGACACTGACTTGGACCTGAAGCAGGGCTTTATGCCTTGCACAGAGACTTTCAGGCACCAAAAATTCCAGATGATCTTTTCAAAAACATCTGAAATCAAGAATGGAGGGAGGGAACTACTTTGGTAGCTGAAATTCTGGTCTGGTGTAATTGAACCCAAGCTAAAACTGAAACACGGATTTCTGAAAGCATGACCAAACCACATACCCAAAACATAATTCAGAGACATTTATCAAAAATATTAGGTTTAGAGAATGTCACACAGTTTGCCTTTCAAGAGGACAGACAGTGCTGAAGGAATGGCAGGCACCAAGAAGCATTGGTGGCTTCTCCAGTATTTTGTGAGACAGTGCAGAATATAGCACTGCATCATACTTTGTAGGATGGATCAGTCTCTGGATGATGGGAGTTCACACTACCTGCCCTCACTAATCATATATAAAGGCactgaatttgaattttgaaaCTAGATATATCTTCTCATCTCAAATCTAAGGATTTAAACTGTTCTGTGTgaattgttttgaaatgtaTGTACTATCATCTTACTCTGACAGCACTGAGACCAAGGTCATCACCGTGCACTGAGCACTCCCACAGAGGAAACTTCTGCTCATCAGCTGGGGATAGTCAGTCCTCTTCTTTCTATCCTGCACCACTACATCCTTCTATAGGAAGTCAGCCAGCACTGAGACCTGAAATCTTGTCTCAGGAGAGTTACGATCAGTCAGAGGAGATATATCTTACACATCTGAGGGGATGTTGTCCCAGTTCCAAGTAGCATAACAATAGGGCAAAAGTAGAGATGTTTCATTTGGAAGAATGAAATATTCATATAAAATTTGGCTTTTGCCTGGCTACTTACTGAACAGAGTTGTAACTGGAGAATGAAATGAGGCCTCCAAATGCCAgggagaaagaataaaacaccTGAGCACCCGCATCCAGCCATGTCAGCGGGTTTGCCAGCTCAGTAACCTGAAGCATCAGACATACAGCTTTAAGCATATCCAACATTGCTATTTAAACTGAGTATGAGACATTCAAAACAATTATTAAAACAAGAATATTAACCATGCAAAACTCACTGGATTTCAACAGATAGGTCAATACTTTTGTCAAACTtacctttttcttccaaaagaaaaacctaTCTGTAGTTTTTATacaagtattttgaaaattgattaaaaaattactttgcacAGCTGACAGCTGCCATGcctgttttcagaaaaggtGTTTAATATTTAGCACTAATAATGATCATTCAGAGGTCTGCTCATGGAAAATGAAACcccttttaattttgttcaaaaACTGTTGTATAGTTAAACCATTCTCTTTGGTCTTTTGTCCATGTAGCCATTAAATTAGTTCTACTCCCAAATACATGATTTATGCTTTAATTTTAGACTTGTTCTTAATTAGAAtataggaaaagaaatcaagttaCATAATGGTAACCCAGTTTCTCTGTGCTAATCCTTCAATTTTTTATAACAGATTTTGATGGAGGATGGGAGAGCGAGAAAGATAGAGAGAAAATGTCTGTGTATATGTACACTTGTTCCATCCAATCCAAAGGGTTCGCCTCCCAGAATCAAGATTTTCAAGGTGTCTCAGGGATAGTTAAAAAAGCACCAGTGGAGAGAACTAATTTTCAATTGGTTGTTAATTACAGAGAGAACTACATTGTGTTCCACTGACGGGCGAACCACACAGCGACTTACATTAGGGGTGAAGAGATACACAATTCCATTGGTTGATCCTTTCAACGTCAAGCCACGGATTAGGAAAATGGTAAGCACAACATATGGAAGAGTTGAAGTTATATACACAGCCTGTACaaaaagaatgtaaataaaacactcaaataaaacagaacatttgaataaaaattgcattgcagggaagagaagaggagagtaAACAAGGTATGGTGATTAGCAATAAGGGCAAGTTTCAAGTGAGTCACAATTAGCAAACTAGAGGAAGTGTTCAAATGAAACAGTATGTATGGTATATTTTGACAACAAACATTTTTGCAGTAATAGTGTTCTCTTTAAGACAAGTTGTCGTTGTTGAAATTCAACTCAGATAATTCAAAAGCAGCATCAAAAATATCTACACCCTGAGACCAGGCTGATGCAACAATGGACTCTTAGGGCTTCGCTGGTCAGCAGAACATTGGTCACTCTTTCGAGGAGATAATATTTAGGAGTAGCACAAACCCAAATAAATCTGTATATGTACATTTTGAAGAGAATGGCATAACAAAAAGAGAGTCCCTTGGTCCTGCATTAAAGATTAATATTAATGTTAAGGTGATAATACCTAAAGAATGTTTTACTAAGACCTGTAAGGACAAGGAGACAAACGGCTCACATAAATCAATcagatttcatttcattcatCTTCCTTCTTCAAAAAGCAGTCCCAGTGATGACACACAAAGTTTTAGATATGCTTTTACTCAAGAAACAGTTTCTACAGTATTATTAGGTCTGTATAAATGAGGAATCACAACAGCATGATTAATATAATCTCATAAAAGACCTCCAAAATAACTTACCTTTCCTGTTGTTTCGATGCCTCTGATTGTGCACACATACAGTACACCCCATGCACATGTCAAACATAGCAAAAGCCACCACTGTATACTGCCAGAATCCTCAATGGAAGTGGAGATATTTAATGTTTCTCTGTACCAGAAGTAATCTACAGGAGAACTCTTAGCACACTCTTCTACATAATCTGTAACAACAAAATGGTCGTCATTCTGTATGTCTTTTATTTACTTGGAAAAAAGTAAGCTAAACAATAAATATCAGGGATCTAAACTGTATCGCCTAATGCCAACTAATTTGTTATTGGcagatttcagatttttagaGGCTGGTTTTGTGGTAAAATGAGAGATTCAAAAGAGAATTGTTTAACAGGGATTTTAATAAGgcagcttttcctctcccacacctcctttccctcccataCCTCCTTCAGATCATcaatattttgtctttctgttttgtggGACATCCTTTAAGGTCTTGTTAGCTCAAGTTGGATTCTCAGCTCCCTGCAATGTGCTGACCTGTGCAATATTCTGCCCTGGTCTTCCCTTAAATGAGGATTTTCATACTTATTCtgggaggagaagagcagagtgcTCTGAACAGCTGTTCACTGACCCACTGGAAAAACCTGCTTCATACAGTTTCATGCAGGGCTGACTATGGAAAACCAAGCAGTCTCCATGGAGCATACTGAGGGATACAGGTGTTTCATATGAATTATgcaactccttttttttctttccttttcagtatGCTAACGGAGGGCTGTTGGTGAAGAGATGAATGAAACATATTGCCTAAATCtggaaaatcatagaatcatagaatcatagaatcagctgggttggaagggacctccgagatcatcaagtccaatccttgatccactaccgctgtggttactagaccatggcactaagtgccacatccagtcttatcttaaaaatctgaatgttCATGTTAGACTTCCACTTTGTGAATATTCTGTGTACGAATACATCTGTCACAATCAACCACGTAGCTTCATATAAAAAGTCAAAGTTTGTCTGAAAGATTAAGAGTTGATCTCACTTTATGCAACGTGaatttttacaaaatgtaaGCATCAAAATATCACAATGTGCCTGACAGGACTGCCATGCCTTACTGCTGTTTTACAGAAAGAGGTTAAATTAGGGTAATTGTTAGAAACAGAAGTATGTGCTGTGCAACAAAATacaatatttcataaaatatacctgttctgttttcattgaGAGGACAGTTATTCCAAGGCAGGGGCTCTTGGAAGGAGTTGAAGAAATACCACATCACACAGGCAATAATAGTATTATAATATAAACCCACCAGGAAGGATACAAACATTGATGCtatgcctgaaaaaaataaaatcagaatacaATGTAAATTTCAACAGTCTTGTCTTCAACACATATCAAAGTATATGGTATAAGCCTCAAccattccctcctcccctcctcaccctAATTCTATGGTTTATagcctttcctctctcctctctttatTTTGGATGTAGGTTTAATCACTGTGAATTTGTTACCTAAAGTTTGGACAAATGAGTCCTATGCAGATGTATATCCTAAAACTGCTGAGACTGAAGCTGACTCCCACTTAGGACTCAACATTGTGAGCAGACTGACTGTCTACAGACACCACACAGTCCTGTTCACAGTCTTGCCAGCTGATATTGAAGGAGTTTGGGATGCTGGGTACATGTAAAGCTCAGCTGACTTGGGATTTGCCTAAATGAGACCAGACAGTCTTCTTCTTCCACAATGCCACTGCAGAGTTCTCTCAGCTGACTTGGGATTTTGCCTAAATGAGACCCAATAGTCTTCTTCTTCCACAGTGTCACTGCAGAGTTCAGCAGAGGGGGTGTTGTATAGGATGGATGGCTGCCAGGACGAACAGTCTGTGACAAGGTGCAGGTATCTCTCCTCCACTTGTTCCCAAGTAATCAGCCTCTGGTGACTTTTCTGGCAGACAGTAAACACTAATGATTAGCTCCTGAGAACTCTTAGGTTCTaaataaacttgaaaaattCCTGATGcaatgaataattttcttttgtaactGATTTACAGATACAGGGGGTGACAAAACAATCCTAACTGTCCGTGTTTCTTCCCTTTCAAGTGTGTGGTTGATGTTGGCAGGGATCTCTGGAGGTCAAGTGGTGCAAtcctctgctcaagcagggccacaTAGAGCTGGTTGCCCAGTACCATGTCCAGGCAGACTTCTAATATCTCTGAGGTTGGAGACCCCACAAcatccctgggcaacctgtgccagtgttttctCATTCTCactgtttcctgatgttcatGTGGcaccttctgtgttttctgtgtaatGAGGTATCTGTAGAGTTTCTTATGTTGTGTGCATAATGCTGCTTCTACTACAGTACTATACTCAGAAATCTGGTACAGATGTGAAGaagtattttctgcaaaatactgCTTCTGTGGCTTCTGGTACCTCTCAGAATCAAGAAGGTAACATTAGATGGAGCTGAGGTCCACCAGATAAATATTCAACTATTATTTATCCACAGAACAGCTACAGAATAGTTTTTGGCACACTTAAAGATTCATCCTAATGGCAAAACAGCCAATATCAATAACACGGAAAATATCTCTGAGGCCTGAAATGGGTCTGAAATTAAAGACATGTTTTAACTGGGCCCGTGGTACTTAGGAACATGGGCACAAAATTGTCATAGTGGTTTATCATGATTAGTTTGACCTATCAATGAAGAGCTAGCAAGAGGGAAAAGTAATAGATCTTGGAATCTCTCATGGCATGCCAGAATAAAATCTTGAAGATTTGCTCCACAGATGATAATTTCAGAGATTTGTGCTTTCTCAGGTGGCTTTTTGTATCCTCATCAGACTTACCAACTCCTTTCAGGGTAGGGTGGATAGAGCTCCATACGCCCACACTGCCTTTCCTCAGCCTTTGACCAATGGCAAACTCAAGATGAAGCAGGGGGATACCCTCCAGGACTAGCAAAATCAGGAAAGGGATCATGAAGGCTCCTGGAATGGATAAGAAAAGTAATGATTCTGATCAGTGAAGTGctacaacaaaacacaaacatcaGGTTTGTGAGATGTTGATATAGTAAGTGAGTTGTAAGCATCATCGTGGAAacccttctctgttttctgagcAATGTTTCTGCCTGATTGCCCAAGCAGGGGACTTCATTACATATGTGGTTTCAGGTAGGAAGTTTTATTCTTCCCAGGGGACAAACgtaaacagaaattatataGTCTCAAGGTTAAACTTCAAAAAAGTTTATTGCAAGTGGAGGAAAGGTAATTACTTTCCTGGAAtgacttcctttttcttcttttacctg is part of the Chiroxiphia lanceolata isolate bChiLan1 chromosome 1, bChiLan1.pri, whole genome shotgun sequence genome and encodes:
- the SLC6A19 gene encoding sodium-dependent neutral amino acid transporter B(0)AT1 isoform X2 gives rise to the protein MIPFLILLVLEGIPLLHLEFAIGQRLRKGSVGVWSSIHPTLKGVGIASMFVSFLVGLYYNTIIACVMWYFFNSFQEPLPWNNCPLNENRTDYVEECAKSSPVDYFWYRETLNISTSIEDSGSIQWWLLLCLTCAWGVLYVCTIRGIETTGKAVYITSTLPYVVLTIFLIRGLTLKGSTNGIVYLFTPNVTELANPLTWLDAGAQVFYSFSLAFGGLISFSSYNSVHNNCEKDAVIVSVINGFTSIYAATVIYSIIGFRATERYDDCFDTNILTLMNAFDLPEGNVTQDNFEQMQQLCNMTDPATFASLKFETCDLETFLNDGAEGTGLAFIVFTEAITKMPISPLWSILFFIMLFCLGLSSMFGNIEGVLVPLQDLKIIPSRVPKEVVTGLICLVCYLIAFIFVLNSGNYWLTLFDGYAGSIPLLIIAFCEMFAVVYIYGIDRFNRDIEFMTGHKPNIFWQITWRLISPLIMLVIFVFYLVVNVSKELFYSVWDPNYEEFPKTKKLEYPPWVYAVIVVLAGVPSLTIPTFAIYKAIRNRCEKKNDRAGLIATSEISINGNLKYSS
- the SLC6A19 gene encoding sodium-dependent neutral amino acid transporter B(0)AT1 isoform X1 produces the protein MVKLKLPNPGLEDRIPSHAELEVLEKQEADSRPKWDNKAQYMLTCIGFCVGLGNVWRFPYLCQSHGGGAFMIPFLILLVLEGIPLLHLEFAIGQRLRKGSVGVWSSIHPTLKGVGIASMFVSFLVGLYYNTIIACVMWYFFNSFQEPLPWNNCPLNENRTDYVEECAKSSPVDYFWYRETLNISTSIEDSGSIQWWLLLCLTCAWGVLYVCTIRGIETTGKAVYITSTLPYVVLTIFLIRGLTLKGSTNGIVYLFTPNVTELANPLTWLDAGAQVFYSFSLAFGGLISFSSYNSVHNNCEKDAVIVSVINGFTSIYAATVIYSIIGFRATERYDDCFDTNILTLMNAFDLPEGNVTQDNFEQMQQLCNMTDPATFASLKFETCDLETFLNDGAEGTGLAFIVFTEAITKMPISPLWSILFFIMLFCLGLSSMFGNIEGVLVPLQDLKIIPSRVPKEVVTGLICLVCYLIAFIFVLNSGNYWLTLFDGYAGSIPLLIIAFCEMFAVVYIYGIDRFNRDIEFMTGHKPNIFWQITWRLISPLIMLVIFVFYLVVNVSKELFYSVWDPNYEEFPKTKKLEYPPWVYAVIVVLAGVPSLTIPTFAIYKAIRNRCEKKNDRAGLIATSEISINGNLKYSS